The segment TATGCCGGGGCGGACTTCAAGGTGTCGGTCTGGTGGCTGGCGCTGCTCTACCTGATCCACTCGATGGCCGAGCTGTGCATCTCGCCGGTCGGCCTGTCGATGATCACCAAGCTGTCGATCGCGCGCGTCGTCGGGCTGATGATGGGGCTGTGGTTCCTGTCGATCAGCTGCGCCCAATATGTCGCGGGCATCGTCGCCCAGGTCGCCAGCGTCGAGACGGTCGGCGGCCAGGTCACCAACCTCAAGGTCAGCCTGGAGACCTATGCCGGCGTGTTCCAGACGATCGGGCTCGCTTCGGTCGCGATCGGCGCGGTCCTCCTCGTCCTTTCGCCTGTCATCAAGAAGTGGATGCATGGTGTTCAATAACAAGCTGCGATTCTCGGTGGCGGTGGCGCTCGCGCTGACCGCCTGCACCGGCGGGGCCGCGCCCAAGTCGGCCTCCTCCGACGCGCCCGGCAAGGGCAAGGGGTTCGACCATGATCCCTTCCCGTCGACCTACCATGCCTATCCGGGCGCGCCGACCGCGATCGTCCACGCCACCGTCTATGACGGGGAGGGTGGCCGGATCGAGGACGGCACCGTCCTGCTCGCCGGCGGCAAGGTGACGGCGGTCGGCGGCCCCGACCTCGCCGTGCCGGCGGGGGCGACCGTGGTCGACGGCACCGGCAAATGGGTGACGCCGGGCGTCATCGACGTCCACAGCCATCTCGGCGACTATCCGTCGCCGGCGGTCAAGGCGCTGTCCGACGGCAACGAGGCGACCGCGCCGGTCACCGCGCAGGTCTGGGCCGAGCACAGCGTCTGGCCGCAGGACCCGGGCTTCAGCCGCGCGCTCGTCAATGGCGGGGTGACGACGCTCCAAATTCTTCCCGGTTCGGCCAACCTGTTCGGCGGCCGGTCGGTCACGCTCAAGAACGTCTATGCGCGCACCGTGCAGGGGATGAAGTTCCCCGGCGCGCCTTACGGCCTGAAGATGGCCTGCGGCGAGAATCCCAAGCGCGTCTATGGCGGCAAGAACCGCGAGCCTTCGACCCGCATGGGCAATGTCGCGGTCGACCGGCAGACCTGGATGAAGGCGGTCGAGTACAAGCGCAAGTGGGACAAATATGAGGAGAAGGGCGGCGAGGCGCCGGCCCGCGACGCCTCGATGGACACGCTGATGGGCGTGCTCAACGGCGAGATCCTCGTCCACAACCATTGCTACCGCGCCGACGAGATGGCCATCGTCCTCGATATGGCGAAGGAGTTCGGCTACAAGGTCACCGCCTTCCACCACGCGGTCGAGGCCTACAAGATCGCCGATCTGCTCAAGGCGACCGGCACCTGCGCCGCCGTCTGGGCCGACTGGTACGGCTTCAAGATGGAAAGCTATGACGGCATCCGGGAGAATCTGGCGATCCTCCACAATGCCGGCGCCTGCGTGATGATCCATTCGGACGACCAGAACGGCATCCAGCGCCTGAACCAGGAGGTCGCCAAGGCGCTCGCCGCCGGCCGGCGGGCGGGCTTCACGATCAGCGACGAGCAGGCCTGGACCTGGCTCGCGATCGCCCCGGCACGCGCGCTCGGCATCGCCGATCGGACCGGCAGCCTCAAGCCCGGCAAGATGGGGGACGTCGTGCTGTGGAACGGCAATCCGCTGAGCGTCTACACCCGGCCCGAGAAGGTCTGGATCGACGGCGCGATGCTCTACGACGCCAATAATCCGAAGCTGCGCCCGGTGAGCGACTTCGAGCTGGGCCAGCCCGGCGAGGGAGATGTGAAATGAAGCGCCTCCTGCTCGCCGCCGCAGCGCTGATCGCAGCCCCGCTCCCGGCCGAGACGATCGCCATCACCGGCGGAACCCTCGCGATCGGCGACGGATCGCAGCCGATCAAGGGCGGCACCGTCGTCATCGCCAACGGCCGGGTCGTCGCGGCCGGGGCCGGGGTCGCGGTTCCGGCCGGCGCGCGCGTCGTCGACGCGACCGGCAAGTGGGTCTCGCCCGGCATCATCGCCGGGGTCAGCACGCTCGGCCTGATGGAAGGCTATGGCATGTCGGAGACCAACGATCTCAGCGCCGACAAGTCACCCTTCTCGGCGGCGCTCGACATGTCGACCGCGATCAACCCGACCGGCCAGCGGATCGGGGTCGAGCGCGCGGCCGGCGTCACCCGCGCCTTCGTCATCCCCGCCGCCGGCAACACCATGTTCGGCGGGCAGGGGGCGGTGATCGACCTGGGCGCCGACATGGACCCGGTGACGCGCCCGCGCGCCTTCCAATATGTCGAGCTGGGCGAGGACGGCATGGGCCCGGCGGGCGGCAGCCGCCCGGCCGCCTATGCGCTGCTCAGGGTCGCGCTCGGCGCGGCGGCCAACCCCGCCTCGGCCGACTTCGCCAGCAAGGACGCGCTGATCACCCGCCAGGACGCCGAGGCGCTCGCCCCGGTGGTGCGCGGCACCCAGCCGCTGCTCGTCCATGTCGAGCGGGCGGCCGACATCCGCTCGGTGCTCGCGCTCAAGAAGCAATATCCGGCGATCCGGCTGGTGCTGGTCGGCGCGACCGAGGGCTGGATGGTGGCGGGCGAGATCGCCGCGGCCGGCGTCCCCGTGATCGCGGCGGCGCTGCTCGACCTGCCCGAGAAGTTCGAATCGATCGCGGCGACCCAGTCCAATGTCGGCCGGCTGGCGAAGGCGGGCGTCACCGTCGCCATCTCCAACGCCGACATCTCCGAAGGGCCCTATGAATCCTATCTCGCCCAATATGCCGGGAACCTCGTCGCGCTGACGAAGATCCCCGGCGCGCAGGGGCTCGACTGGGGCGCGGCCTTCGCGACGATCACCTCGAAGCCGGCGGCGGCGATCGAGATGGACGGGGAGATCGGGTCGCTCCGCCCCGGCCGCCGCGCCGACGTCGTGGTCTGGGACGGCGATCCGCTCGAGCTGTCCTCGGCGCCGACGGCGATCTTCATCGACGGCGTCGCCCAGCCGACCACCAGCCGCCAGACCCGCCTGCGCGACCGCTATCTCGACCCGGTCGAGAAGGGCCTGCCCAAGGCCTATGAGCGCTGATTAGGGGAGAGGGGACGTCATCCCGGCGAAAGCCGGGATCTCCCTTTTCTTTCCCCGATACGGGTGAGGGCGGCATCAAGGCAGTGAGATCCCGGCTTTCGCCGGGATGACCAACGGCTGATGTACGGCGTCGGCAAGGCTTAACGCTTGAGGCGCATTGCAAATCGGCGCATTGAGCGGTCGAATTCCGATGGGGGACGGCGTGTATGGGGCGTAGATATTTCGGGACCGACGGCATCCGGGGCCGGACCAACGAAAGCCCCATGACCGCCGAGATCGCGATGAAGGTCGGCCAGGCGGCGGGCGCGCATTTCGTGCGCGGCGAGCATCGCCACCGGGTGGTGATCGGCAAGGATACCCGTCTGTCGGGCTATATGATGGAATCGGCGCTGGTCGCGGGCTTCACCAGCGTCGGCATGGATTGCGTCCTACTCGGGCCGATGCCGACCCCGGCGGTGGCGATGCTGACCCGGTCGATGCGCGCCGACCTCGGCGTGATGATCTCCGCCAGCCACAATATGTTCGCCGACAACGGCATCAAGCTGTTCGGCCCCGACGGCTACAAGCTGTCCGACGACGACGAGACCGCGATCGAGGCGCGCCTCGAAAAGCCGGTCAAGCTCGCCGCCTCGGCCGATATCGGCCGCGCCCACCGGGTCGAGTCCGCGCGCGGGCGCTATGTCCATGCGGTCAAGTCGAGCTTTCCCGAGCATCTCCGCCTCGACGGGCTGCGCGTCGTGATCGATTGCGCGCATGGCGCCGCCTATGAGGTCGCGCCGCTCGCCTTGTGGGAGCTGGGCGCGGAGCTGATCTCGATGGGGGTCAACCCCAATGGCGTCAACATCAACGACCAGTGCGGATCGACCGACACGCGCGCGCTGCAGGACAAGGTCCGCGAGACCCGCGCCGACATCGGCATCGCGCTCGACGGCGACGCCGACCGGCTGATCATCGTCGACAATGAGGGGCGGGTGGTCGACGGCGACCAGCTCATGGCGCTCGTCGCGGTCGGCGCCCATCGCCGCGGCGAGCTGCGCGGCGGCGGCATCGTCGCGACGGTGATGTCGAACCTCGGCCTCGAGCGCTTCCTGGCGGAGCAGGGGCTGTCGCTCCACCGCACCAAGGTCGGCGACCGCTATGTGGTCGAGGCGATGCGCGCCGAAGGCTTCAACATCGGCGGCGAGCAATCGGGCCATATCGTCATGACCGACCATGCGACGACCGGCGACGGCCTGGTCGCGGCGCTCCAGGTGCTGGCCCAGCTCGTCGAGAGCGGCAAGCCGGCGAGCGAGCTGCTCCACCAGTTCGATCCGCTGCCGCAGCTCCTCAAGAACGTCCGCTTCGCGGGCGGCGAGCCGCTCAAGGACGAGAAGGTGATCGCCGCGATCGCCGACGCGGAGGAGAAGCTGACCGGCACCGGCCGCCTCGTCATCCGCAAGTCGGGCACCGAGCCGCTGATCCGCGTCATGGCCGAAGGCGAGGACAAGCGGTTGGTCGAGGCGATGGTCGACCAGATTTGCGACGCGGTCCGCAAGGCGGCCTGAGATTGTTCATCCTTCCTCCCCTCCCGTCATTCCCGCGAAAGCGGGAATCCATGGACGGCGGCCCGCAGGAGATCAGGTGTTCCGTGACCGTGGATTCCCGCTTTCGCGGGAATGACGAAAAGTCGTGACCACCGCCCGCATCCTCATCATCGCCGGCTCCGATTCGGGCGGCGGCGCCGGCATCCAGGCCGATATCAAGACGGTGACGCTGCTCGGCGGCCACGCGATGACCGCGATCACCGCGCTGACCGCGCAGAACACGCTCGGCGTCTCCGCCGTCCATCCGGTTCCGGCCGAGATGGTGATCGCGCAGATCGACGCGGTGGCGGACGACATCGGCGTCGACGCGGTCAAGATCGGCATGATCGGCAATGCCGCGATCGCCGAGCGGGTCGCCGACCGGCTCGACCGGCCCGACCTCGCGGGCGTGCCGCTGGTGTTCGACCCGGTGATGATCGCGACGAGCGGCAGCCGGCTCGCCGACGCGGCGACGATCGCGGCGTTTGGCCGGCTGATGCGCCGCGCGGCGGTCTCCACGCCCAATCTCGACGAGCTCGGCGCGCTGAGCGGTGGTCGGGCGCTCGGCGACGAGCCGGCGGTCGCGGCGGCGGCGGCCGGGCTGATCGCGCAGGGCAGCGGCCCGATCCTGGCGACGGGCGGCGGCTTCGCGACCGGCGAACTGACCGACCTGCTGTTCACGGCTGGCGGCGATGCCCCGGAGCGGCGCTGGACCGCCGGCTGGATCGACACGATCCACGATCACGGCACCGGCTGCACCCTGGCCAGCGCGATCGCGACCGGGCTGGGGCAGGGCCTCGCGCTGGCCGACGCGATCACCCGCGCCCGCGCCTTCGTCCGCGCCGCGCTGCTGGCGGCGCCGGGACTCGGCCGGGGCCATGGGCCGATGGGGCATCGGTCGATCGATTGATCCCCACCACGTAGCGACAAATCACCCATCATCCTGGCGAAAGCCAGGATATCCCTGCCTTTCCACGATCTTCGAAGAAAAGACGAAGAGAAGTGAGATCCTGGCTTTCGCCAGGATGACGATGGCGGACAAAGAAAAGGCCGCCCGGATCGCTCCGGACGGCCTCTTTCTCGTACGATGACGAAGCGATCAGGCTTCGTCGGTCGCTTCCGCGGCGGGAGCTTCGTCCTGCAGCTCGGTCGGGATTTCACCCGGCTCGGCGTTGGGATCATAGTCCTCGGTGAAGCCGGCCTCGTCGCGCTCGAAGAGCTGCGCCATGACGTCGACGCCCTGCGACTGCAGCTCGGCCTCTTCGGGCGAGCGGGCGACGTTGACCTTGACGGTGCGGCTGACCTCGGCGTGCAGCGAGATCTTCACCTCGTGCAGGCCGATCGTCTTGATCGGGCGGCCGAGCACGACGCCCGACTTGGCGACCTTGATGCCGTCCT is part of the Rhizorhabdus wittichii RW1 genome and harbors:
- a CDS encoding phosphomethylpyrimidine kinase (TIGRFAM: phosphomethylpyrimidine kinase~PFAM: Phosphomethylpyrimidine kinase type-1), with the translated sequence MTTARILIIAGSDSGGGAGIQADIKTVTLLGGHAMTAITALTAQNTLGVSAVHPVPAEMVIAQIDAVADDIGVDAVKIGMIGNAAIAERVADRLDRPDLAGVPLVFDPVMIATSGSRLADAATIAAFGRLMRRAAVSTPNLDELGALSGGRALGDEPAVAAAAAGLIAQGSGPILATGGGFATGELTDLLFTAGGDAPERRWTAGWIDTIHDHGTGCTLASAIATGLGQGLALADAITRARAFVRAALLAAPGLGRGHGPMGHRSID
- a CDS encoding phosphoglucosamine mutase (TIGRFAM: phosphoglucosamine mutase~PFAM: phosphoglucomutase/phosphomannomutase C terminal; phosphoglucomutase/phosphomannomutase alpha/beta/alpha domain I; phosphoglucomutase/phosphomannomutase alpha/beta/alpha domain II; phosphoglucomutase/phosphomannomutase alpha/beta/alpha domain III) codes for the protein MGRRYFGTDGIRGRTNESPMTAEIAMKVGQAAGAHFVRGEHRHRVVIGKDTRLSGYMMESALVAGFTSVGMDCVLLGPMPTPAVAMLTRSMRADLGVMISASHNMFADNGIKLFGPDGYKLSDDDETAIEARLEKPVKLAASADIGRAHRVESARGRYVHAVKSSFPEHLRLDGLRVVIDCAHGAAYEVAPLALWELGAELISMGVNPNGVNINDQCGSTDTRALQDKVRETRADIGIALDGDADRLIIVDNEGRVVDGDQLMALVAVGAHRRGELRGGGIVATVMSNLGLERFLAEQGLSLHRTKVGDRYVVEAMRAEGFNIGGEQSGHIVMTDHATTGDGLVAALQVLAQLVESGKPASELLHQFDPLPQLLKNVRFAGGEPLKDEKVIAAIADAEEKLTGTGRLVIRKSGTEPLIRVMAEGEDKRLVEAMVDQICDAVRKAA
- a CDS encoding Amidohydrolase 3 (PFAM: Amidohydrolase 3); the encoded protein is MKRLLLAAAALIAAPLPAETIAITGGTLAIGDGSQPIKGGTVVIANGRVVAAGAGVAVPAGARVVDATGKWVSPGIIAGVSTLGLMEGYGMSETNDLSADKSPFSAALDMSTAINPTGQRIGVERAAGVTRAFVIPAAGNTMFGGQGAVIDLGADMDPVTRPRAFQYVELGEDGMGPAGGSRPAAYALLRVALGAAANPASADFASKDALITRQDAEALAPVVRGTQPLLVHVERAADIRSVLALKKQYPAIRLVLVGATEGWMVAGEIAAAGVPVIAAALLDLPEKFESIAATQSNVGRLAKAGVTVAISNADISEGPYESYLAQYAGNLVALTKIPGAQGLDWGAAFATITSKPAAAIEMDGEIGSLRPGRRADVVVWDGDPLELSSAPTAIFIDGVAQPTTSRQTRLRDRYLDPVEKGLPKAYER
- a CDS encoding amidohydrolase (PFAM: amidohydrolase), which translates into the protein MVFNNKLRFSVAVALALTACTGGAAPKSASSDAPGKGKGFDHDPFPSTYHAYPGAPTAIVHATVYDGEGGRIEDGTVLLAGGKVTAVGGPDLAVPAGATVVDGTGKWVTPGVIDVHSHLGDYPSPAVKALSDGNEATAPVTAQVWAEHSVWPQDPGFSRALVNGGVTTLQILPGSANLFGGRSVTLKNVYARTVQGMKFPGAPYGLKMACGENPKRVYGGKNREPSTRMGNVAVDRQTWMKAVEYKRKWDKYEEKGGEAPARDASMDTLMGVLNGEILVHNHCYRADEMAIVLDMAKEFGYKVTAFHHAVEAYKIADLLKATGTCAAVWADWYGFKMESYDGIRENLAILHNAGACVMIHSDDQNGIQRLNQEVAKALAAGRRAGFTISDEQAWTWLAIAPARALGIADRTGSLKPGKMGDVVLWNGNPLSVYTRPEKVWIDGAMLYDANNPKLRPVSDFELGQPGEGDVK